AGCCGTTATATCGGCTCGCAAATCCAGTTTGGCATCTGATGAAAAGCGCGGGAGCAAGTCTGCCTCCACGGCCCTGAAACTGGCTTGTGAACCCGAAAAATTCCTTTCTACCGTGCAGATAGGCATTACCCTCATAGGTATCCTTACCGGTATCTATTCGGGTGCAACCCTTTCGGCCGACTTTGCCGCCTTATTGTTGCAGTGGCATGTCCCTGCCGTATATGCACAACCCTTGGCACAGACGATTATCGTGATTTTGGTGACCTATTTTACCATCATCTTCGGTGAGTTGGTGCCCAAGCGCATCGGAATGAGTTCGGCCGAGCGCATATCCAAATTGATAGCCCCCTTTATGTATTTCATCTCGGTCGTGGCAGCCCCTTTTGTTTGGATATTGGCCAAGAGTACTTCCGTCATGTTTAGCCTGCTGGGAATCAAGGACGGCGGCAGTAAGGTTACCGAAGATGAGATAAAGTCGATAATACAGGAAGGCGCCGAAGACGGGGAGGTGCAGGAAGTCGAACAGGACATCATGGAACGAGTCCTCATCATGGGCGATTTGAAGGTCAATGCGCTGATGACCTATCGCACCGACATGGTGGCTCTTGACATCGCGATGACCCGCGAGGAGGTGAAAGCGGTTGTGCGCGAAACCGTGCATGAGATGTATCCTGTTATCGACCGCTCTTTCGATGATGTAAAGGGAGTGGTGTCTCTCAAAAATTTGGTCTTCCATCTCGATGATGAGGATTTCGATTTCCACTCGGTCATTACGCCGGCCACCTTTTTCCACGAGACGATGAGCGTCTACGATGCCTTGGCTCAGATGAAGGAGAAACGCATCAGTCAGGCACTGATATGCGATGAGTTTGGTTGTTGCCAAGGAATCATCACCCTGCGCGACATACTCGAAGGGTTGGTCGGTTCTATCGACAGTCCGCACGAAGACCCCGACATCGTGAAGCGCGCCGACTCCGAGAGTTGGCTGGTCGATGGCCAGTGCTCGTTCTATGATTTCTTGACCTATTTCGATAAAGAAGAACTTTTCGAGCAGGCCAGTTACAACACGATAAGCGGTCTGTTGCTCGACTTGTTGGAGCATATTCCGCATGCCGGCGAGAAGGTCTCTTGGAACGGGTTCTCGTTTGAGATTGTCGATATGGACGGTGCCCGCATCGACAAAGTCCTTGTGGAACGTACGGAGGCCGATAGCGAGCCCGAAGAGTAATTATTGTCAGCGGCCACATAGAAACGGGAGGCAGGCGATTTTACCGCCTGCCTCCCGTTTCTATGTGGAGCGTGTAGCGAAGCTGTTGTTGGTTCCTCGTCATTTGTCGGGTCTCGCGTCTTGTCCGACGATTTGCCCCGCCAGGTTGTACCAGTTCCCGTCTTTATGGATTAAGAGTTGTCCGTCTTGGAGTATCTTCTTTCCCTTTTCCAGCCCTGAACGGTTGTCGGTCGTGATGTCGGTGACACCGCTTGCCGAATCTTTGCAGAAGAGGGTGATGGCAAGGCCGCATTGTTTTCCGGCAATGGTAAAATCGATGTTGCCACTTGCCGGTTGTTCAGAAAAGTCGAACGTGTGGGAGGTCAATGTTACATTGCCATTTTCGTCTTTGGCGGGGAAAACATATTCGGTGCTGTTGTAGGTAACGCCATTGAGATTACTGATGTAGGCATCGGCTTCTGCATAATTGTCATATCCGTAGAACTTGATTTTGTCGACCGTGATACCGTCGGGTAGGGTGATGGTGTATTTTACTCCGGCCGAATATTTAATGCCCTTGACAGAAGATAGTCCGGGAGCATAAGCCTTTCCTTTTTCGTTGGATATGCTTATTCCTCCCGAGAAATTATAGGAGGTGGTGGAACCGCTGGTCGTAGAACCGGTGTATGTCTCCGACGACAGCGCGTAAGTTACATATCCGGCCGATTCTTCCTGGTCCTTGATGCGCTGCAACCAAGCCGGATATTCGACATTGATGACGTTCAGGCACCAGCTCCCGAGAAACTGGTAGCTCGTGCGTCGAATGGCATTCAGCGAGGTGGGTATGGCGAGCCCTTTGCTGTCGACTTCGGGGTCGGTGTCTTCATAATTGTAGAGGAACCGGTAATAAAGGTGCTGGTATTGGTCGTCATAGATGGCATATATGGGTTGGTAGGCCATCTCGGGTCTGTATGAAGTGGTGGCAATTTCATATTCGGTATATGTGTAGGTTTTGCCTCCGGTTGTGTAGGAGCGCGATTTGTTGCGTTTTTTCAGTTTGGTAAAAAAGGCATCATACGTTTGTTCGCCGGTTTCTCCGCCCAACTGTATGAAGCGCCCCCAAATGGCGCTGCCGGATTTGTCGATGACCCTGCGGTCTTTTTCACCCTCGTCATTGGTAAACTCTTCGATGGCTTTGCCCTCGATTTTGTGGGCATCGAGCCACTCGACGGCCGATGTGATGGTGGCTTGCAGTTCTTTCGAGGGGTTTTCTACGGTCATCAGGAACGAAAGCAGGCTGGCCGATTCACTTCCGCTGATGGAGGGTAACTCATGTGGCCGGCCTTCGGTCGGCAAGAAAGTGGTCGTGTCGTGCTGGGCGCACCAGGCGGCCATCGTGCCGTTGTCGTTTACTTGGCATTTTATGATGACTTCCAAGCCCTTTTGGAAAGAGGCTTCGCACCGGGCACGCGTCTCGTCGTCGACCAGGTTTTCAAAATCGCCTTTGTTGCCGATGATGTCTTGCAGGAGCCGCATGACATTGGTTGTCAGGTTGTCGTTGAACGTGATATAGTCTTGGTAGCTGCCATTGCCCGAAAGCGGCCAATATTGTGACCAACCGCCACACCCTTTTTCTGCCGTGAAAATCAGGTTTAGGGCTTTCATGAAAGCCGTTTTGTATTTTTCTATGCCGGTTTGTTGGTAGACTTTGGCCAGGAAACGCATTTCCTGCGTGGTGGCTGCGTTGTCGAAGCAGGAGTGTTCGTTGCGCTTGTTGTAGAGCGACTGTTTTTGTTCGGCCGTGAGTTGGTGAAGCTCGTCATTTTTCATCCAGCCGCCGTTGGTTTTCTGCACATACAATACATCATCGGCAATGCTTTGTGCTTCTTCCGTCCCGTACCATTCCGAACTCATTTTACCTGAGCATACTTGCGACCAAGTGAGTGATGAGACATCTTGGGCATGTACGGAGAAAAAACTTCCTAATAAAAGGGCTGCTAAGCCCCAAATTCTTTTTTTCATGGGAATAGATTTTGTTTATGGGAGAATTTCTTTACAAGACAATCATTGACCAAGTTACTTAATTTCTGTCTTTAAGCCATCGGCATCTGCCTTTTTTTAGTTAGTTTAACTTTGTCGCCCGTGGGGTGCCCCCCTGATTTTTGCCCTTGGCCGAGGCGGTAGGTTTGCCGGTATGGGGCCTCTGCCCGGCCGGGTATGGGGAACGGCTGCGTCTTTGTGTCGTAAAAAATCGAAAGGCACCTCCATTGCGGAGGTGCCTTTCGAAGATATTGGAGTGTCAATAGGTCAATATTTCGAGGCCGTTTTCGGTCATGAGGAAGGTGTGTTCCCATTGGGCCGAAGGTTTTTCGTCATCGGTGACGACTGTCCACCCGTCGTCTTCGTCGATGAACACATGCCAGTCGCCCATGTTGATCATGGGTTCGATGGTGAAGACCATACCCGGGACGAGCAACATGCCGGTGCCTTTACGGCCGAAGTGGAGCACTTCCGGCTCTTCGTGGAACGCAAGCCCCACGCCATGTCCGCAGAGGTCGCGCACGACCGAGAAGCCGTTTTTCTCGGCATGCCGTTGTATGGCGTTGCCGATGTCGCCGACAAAACCGAAAGGCTTGGCGGCGCGCATGCCTATTTCGAGGCACTCTTTGGTGACACGCACGAGCTTTTCTTTTTCGGGGGTGGTCTTTCCTATGATGAACATGCGCGAAGCGTCGGAATAGTATCCGTCGAGAATGGTCGATACATCGACGTTGATGATGTCGCCTTCTTGCAGAATTTCGTCTTCACTCGGGATTCCGTGGCACACGACTTCATTGATTGAAGTGCAGACGCTCTTGGGAAACCCTTCGTAGTTGAGCGGTGCGGGAATGGCACCGTGCGAAACGGTGTAGTCGAAGACCATGCGGTCGATTTCCGCGGTCGACATGCCGGCCTTGATTTCACTTTCTATCAAATCGAGTACGCCGGTATTGACCACCCCGCTGCGTCGTATGCCTTCGATTTGTTCGGGCGTCTTTATCAATTCCCGGCTGGGTACGAGACACCCGTGATTTTGAAAATACAGTATTTTCTTGTCGAGTTCGGTAAGCGGGGCTCCTTTGGTGATTTTCCAGTTATTGATGATTTTCCTTGACATAATGTGAAATTTACATGCAAAGATAGCAAGGGCCGGGAGCAGAAGCAAGCGGGAAAAGAAAGTTTTCGAGTTTGATTGTGACGAGACCCCTTCTGTCTCCTGCAAAGGTAATAAAAGACGGGAGCAGAAACAAGGTGGGGCGAAGAAGTTTTCCGATTTGTTTTTCGTCAGTCCTCCCCGTAGAGGGAGAATGCCGCCCTTTACGCCAACTCCTGCGGCCTTCGTTTTTTGCGGTGTTCCCAATCATGGCAACATTCCTGCCTGTCGTTTCATGGCGTGACATATTTTTCACTATCTTTGTTTTTCAAGAAAAAGAAGAGTTTGTCTCCATGAAAAACCGAATGCTGTCATACTGGCTCGTGTGTCTGAGTGTGGTTGTGCTCTGTTCTTGTGAGCGGCGTATGGTCTACCTTTCCACCTCGTTCCGTGAGCCGGCAACCGACGGGTTGCGTTTTATATACAGCCACGATGGTTATCATTGGGATTCGGTCCCCGGTGTATGGCTCCGGCCGCAAGTGGGGACACAGGCTCTCCTTCGTGACCCCTCCATGATACAAGCCCCCGATGGTACTTTTCATTTGGTGTGGACATCGAGCTGGGGCGACGATTATGGCTTCGGATATGCCTCTTCGCGCGATCTTGTCCATTGGTCGGAACAACGGCACATCGCGCTGATGCACGACTACGATACCCTTACCCGCAATGTGTGGGCTCCCGAACTTTTTCATGAGTCGTCGGCAGACGAGTATTATATCATTTGGGCATCGGCCATACCGGGACGTTTCGATGGCACACAACGACTGTATTACACGGTGACGCGTGATTTTTGCGAATTTTCTCCCGCTCGCCTTTTTTATGAGCCGGGCTACAATACCATCGACGGGATTGTGGTCAAGCGGGGAGAGCGTGATTATCGACTCATCGTGAAAGACAACCGCAAGCCCGGTTACAGTCATTTGTTTGCCGTGGCGGGGACATCTCCCGTGGGCCCTTGGGGCGACAAGACGCTCCCCTTCACCCCGGAGTGGTCCGAAGGCCCTACCTGCATTCGGGTGGGCGATGATTATCTTATTTATTACGACCGCTACCGCAGCTATACGTTCGGAGCGGTGCGTACGCGTGATTTTCAACATTTCGAAGATATTACTTCCCTCATTTCGATTCCCAAAGGTCATAAACACGGTACCGCCATAAAGGTCGACGCCTCGGTTGTCGAGCGCCTGCTTCGAGCGAGACCCTGCCCCTAAAATAAAATCATTATGAAAAAGACACTGAAACGATTTCTAATCCTCTGTTCGCTGGCGACATTTCTCGCCCCGTTTGTCGGGGGCAGGCTCTACGCCCAGTCAGGACAACCCTGTTACGAGAACCGTTTTGAACGGCCGCTCCTCGATGTGTTGCATGAGATTGAACAACATTTTGGCGTGCGTCTCAAAATAGACTCTTCGGCTATGGCCGGACAGATGCTTGCCTATGCCGACTTTCGCATTCGTCCCTATTCGTTCGAGGAGACGATGCAGAACGTCCTGTCGCCCACAACCTACAAATATGAGCGACAGAAAAAGAATACCTACAAAGTGAAGGCTTATGAATATTACCGCCGTACCCCCGCCGATGGGAAGAAACTTATTGCCTGGCTGCATGAGAAATATCACAATCGGGCGGAATGGGAGCAACGCCGGTCGCTCTTGATGCAGGATTTCAGACGACTTTTGGCGATAGACCCGCTTCTCGAAAAGACGGTTGACACTCCCCGGTATTTCGAGGGAAAAGTCCGCAAGTACGATGGATACACCGTTCAGAATTTTGCCCTCGAAACGCTTCCCGGCCTGTATGTCTGCGGCTCGATATATGCCCCGAGAAAACGGGGAGACCACCCGTTGATTATGATGCCGGCCGGTCACTGGGCGGGAGCCCGTTACAATCCCGATATGCAATATCGCTATGCGGCCTTGGCTCGCAGCGGGGCGGTGTGCGTCTCTTTCGACCTCGTCGGTTGGGGCGAGTCGGAGATGCAGTTGGGGCAGGCTTCTCATGAGAATGCACTTTCCCAACCGCTGCAATGTCTTTGGGGCTTGAAGATTCTCGACCGAATGCTCTCTTCCCGCAACGACATCGACACGACGCGCATCGGGGTGTGTGGCGGTTCGGGCGGTGGAACGCTCTCGGTTTTCCTCACGCTGCTCGACGACCG
The nucleotide sequence above comes from Candidatus Caccoplasma merdavium. Encoded proteins:
- a CDS encoding glycoside hydrolase family 43 protein, encoding MLSYWLVCLSVVVLCSCERRMVYLSTSFREPATDGLRFIYSHDGYHWDSVPGVWLRPQVGTQALLRDPSMIQAPDGTFHLVWTSSWGDDYGFGYASSRDLVHWSEQRHIALMHDYDTLTRNVWAPELFHESSADEYYIIWASAIPGRFDGTQRLYYTVTRDFCEFSPARLFYEPGYNTIDGIVVKRGERDYRLIVKDNRKPGYSHLFAVAGTSPVGPWGDKTLPFTPEWSEGPTCIRVGDDYLIYYDRYRSYTFGAVRTRDFQHFEDITSLISIPKGHKHGTAIKVDASVVERLLRARPCP
- a CDS encoding acetylxylan esterase; the encoded protein is MKKTLKRFLILCSLATFLAPFVGGRLYAQSGQPCYENRFERPLLDVLHEIEQHFGVRLKIDSSAMAGQMLAYADFRIRPYSFEETMQNVLSPTTYKYERQKKNTYKVKAYEYYRRTPADGKKLIAWLHEKYHNRAEWEQRRSLLMQDFRRLLAIDPLLEKTVDTPRYFEGKVRKYDGYTVQNFALETLPGLYVCGSIYAPRKRGDHPLIMMPAGHWAGARYNPDMQYRYAALARSGAVCVSFDLVGWGESEMQLGQASHENALSQPLQCLWGLKILDRMLSSRNDIDTTRIGVCGGSGGGTLSVFLTLLDDRYTAAAPVMSFTSHFDGGCPCESGMGTTRACGGSCNAELAAIFAPKPMLVVSDGGDWTASVPTLEYPFLQDIYGYYDAVGQVRNVHFPEERHQFTPTKRKAVYDFFIEIFDLDAARCDESRVTIETPEQLQMFGAADRFPEGAILSWSELMSALSR
- the map gene encoding type I methionyl aminopeptidase, translating into MSRKIINNWKITKGAPLTELDKKILYFQNHGCLVPSRELIKTPEQIEGIRRSGVVNTGVLDLIESEIKAGMSTAEIDRMVFDYTVSHGAIPAPLNYEGFPKSVCTSINEVVCHGIPSEDEILQEGDIINVDVSTILDGYYSDASRMFIIGKTTPEKEKLVRVTKECLEIGMRAAKPFGFVGDIGNAIQRHAEKNGFSVVRDLCGHGVGLAFHEEPEVLHFGRKGTGMLLVPGMVFTIEPMINMGDWHVFIDEDDGWTVVTDDEKPSAQWEHTFLMTENGLEILTY
- the pelA gene encoding pectate lyase, with translation MKKRIWGLAALLLGSFFSVHAQDVSSLTWSQVCSGKMSSEWYGTEEAQSIADDVLYVQKTNGGWMKNDELHQLTAEQKQSLYNKRNEHSCFDNAATTQEMRFLAKVYQQTGIEKYKTAFMKALNLIFTAEKGCGGWSQYWPLSGNGSYQDYITFNDNLTTNVMRLLQDIIGNKGDFENLVDDETRARCEASFQKGLEVIIKCQVNDNGTMAAWCAQHDTTTFLPTEGRPHELPSISGSESASLLSFLMTVENPSKELQATITSAVEWLDAHKIEGKAIEEFTNDEGEKDRRVIDKSGSAIWGRFIQLGGETGEQTYDAFFTKLKKRNKSRSYTTGGKTYTYTEYEIATTSYRPEMAYQPIYAIYDDQYQHLYYRFLYNYEDTDPEVDSKGLAIPTSLNAIRRTSYQFLGSWCLNVINVEYPAWLQRIKDQEESAGYVTYALSSETYTGSTTSGSTTSYNFSGGISISNEKGKAYAPGLSSVKGIKYSAGVKYTITLPDGITVDKIKFYGYDNYAEADAYISNLNGVTYNSTEYVFPAKDENGNVTLTSHTFDFSEQPASGNIDFTIAGKQCGLAITLFCKDSASGVTDITTDNRSGLEKGKKILQDGQLLIHKDGNWYNLAGQIVGQDARPDK
- a CDS encoding HlyC/CorC family transporter; the protein is MNEILIIIFLILLNGLFSMSEIAVISARKSSLASDEKRGSKSASTALKLACEPEKFLSTVQIGITLIGILTGIYSGATLSADFAALLLQWHVPAVYAQPLAQTIIVILVTYFTIIFGELVPKRIGMSSAERISKLIAPFMYFISVVAAPFVWILAKSTSVMFSLLGIKDGGSKVTEDEIKSIIQEGAEDGEVQEVEQDIMERVLIMGDLKVNALMTYRTDMVALDIAMTREEVKAVVRETVHEMYPVIDRSFDDVKGVVSLKNLVFHLDDEDFDFHSVITPATFFHETMSVYDALAQMKEKRISQALICDEFGCCQGIITLRDILEGLVGSIDSPHEDPDIVKRADSESWLVDGQCSFYDFLTYFDKEELFEQASYNTISGLLLDLLEHIPHAGEKVSWNGFSFEIVDMDGARIDKVLVERTEADSEPEE